A single genomic interval of Spirosoma linguale DSM 74 harbors:
- a CDS encoding beta-lactamase (PFAM: beta-lactamase~KEGG: lpc:LPC_0576 serine-type D-Ala-D-Ala carboxypeptidase), with the protein MKTTLSLLALTGLLACEQLDVPQAQTQPCTPNAYATHPKNGTYLTELQQYRQRTGSPGSLLLIQRPGESLWVGAVGKSNLEHQTDLRVCDPFRVGSITKIFTSVAVLKLQEKGQIRLTDNLAQLLPKTAGRIPRADQITVRQLLNHTSGIVDPPNGSLRYQLSIVSDYQARFTMTIDDLLTEYVYGKPLHFSPGTQFRYSNAGFWLLGQIVEQKTGKHLHEVFNEWIFRPLALTDTYLEVRNDRNVVRGYADLYGNGRLFDVSHWDRSDSDGEADGGIISTAADIARFMEGLFSGKLLTPLSLADMMATTRLPSCPNGDCEYGLGLENWKTELGTAYGHNGGSVGFEANALYFPHNRGVFVLYKNNGNGSDKSLMNRLMK; encoded by the coding sequence ATGAAAACGACCCTTTCGCTTCTCGCGCTGACGGGCCTGCTGGCCTGTGAACAACTCGACGTACCGCAGGCGCAAACCCAGCCCTGCACCCCGAACGCCTACGCCACGCATCCGAAAAACGGGACGTACCTGACCGAATTGCAGCAATACCGTCAACGTACCGGCTCGCCGGGTAGTTTGCTGCTGATTCAACGGCCCGGCGAAAGCCTGTGGGTGGGTGCGGTAGGCAAATCCAACCTCGAACACCAGACCGACCTGCGTGTCTGCGATCCCTTCCGGGTGGGCAGCATCACCAAGATATTCACCAGTGTGGCCGTGCTGAAACTCCAGGAAAAGGGGCAAATTCGCCTGACCGATAACCTGGCCCAACTACTGCCTAAAACGGCGGGCCGCATTCCCCGGGCCGACCAGATTACCGTCCGGCAACTGCTTAACCACACCAGCGGCATCGTGGACCCACCCAACGGTAGTCTGCGCTACCAGTTGAGCATCGTCAGCGACTACCAGGCGCGGTTTACTATGACCATTGACGACCTGCTGACTGAGTACGTCTATGGCAAACCACTTCACTTTTCGCCCGGTACGCAGTTTCGCTACAGCAACGCGGGTTTCTGGCTGCTGGGGCAGATTGTGGAGCAAAAAACCGGCAAACACCTGCACGAGGTGTTCAACGAGTGGATTTTCCGACCGCTGGCCCTGACCGACACATACCTGGAGGTACGCAACGACCGCAACGTCGTGCGCGGCTACGCTGACCTCTACGGCAATGGGCGGTTGTTCGACGTGAGTCACTGGGACCGCTCCGACAGCGATGGCGAAGCCGACGGCGGCATTATCTCGACGGCTGCTGACATTGCCCGGTTCATGGAAGGGCTGTTCAGCGGTAAACTCCTAACGCCCCTGTCGCTGGCCGACATGATGGCGACCACGCGGCTACCCAGTTGCCCTAACGGGGACTGCGAATACGGGCTGGGGCTGGAAAACTGGAAAACCGAACTGGGTACGGCCTATGGCCACAACGGCGGTTCGGTCGGGTTCGAGGCCAACGCGTTGTATTTTCCGCACAACCGGGGCGTATTCGTCCTCTACAAAAACAACGGTAACGGCTCCGACAAGAGCCTGATGAATCGGTTGATGAAATGA
- a CDS encoding hypothetical protein (KEGG: hypothetical protein), protein MNAMIAKQSLLFVGLGFAALLSACSPAPTPVPITEQPGQGVTPPGSGTVTPPGNSTTTPGNDVGISLGTTRLSWSAFDVQEWTHDAAGQWVRYLSQWNSVQGTSTVSRLLYDFQYVADGQLQRLTVSDATRPIRYVEYRYANGLPLEAKEYTVAGNLMGTYQFQITQGRLLEQTESHVLPVTRQVRKRFSYDSKGNLADIQEWTKPAGEADFTFSSRILFSQYDNQPATVEQALLSYPYLPGVRFQTNNPGSRRMLNASGQELSEHTQTYRYTFGADGRVVSKTVSGAGGTYSGQFQHGPRW, encoded by the coding sequence ATGAACGCTATGATCGCTAAACAATCCCTGCTTTTCGTTGGGCTGGGTTTTGCCGCCCTGCTTTCGGCCTGCTCACCCGCCCCAACGCCCGTACCCATCACCGAGCAGCCCGGACAGGGAGTTACGCCCCCCGGCAGCGGCACGGTTACCCCACCGGGCAACAGTACCACTACGCCGGGCAACGACGTGGGTATCTCGCTCGGTACCACGCGCCTAAGCTGGTCGGCCTTCGACGTGCAGGAGTGGACGCACGATGCCGCCGGGCAGTGGGTGCGCTACCTCAGCCAGTGGAATTCGGTGCAGGGCACCAGCACCGTGTCACGATTGCTGTATGATTTTCAGTACGTAGCCGATGGACAGTTGCAACGCCTGACCGTCAGCGACGCCACCCGCCCGATTCGCTACGTAGAGTACCGGTATGCCAACGGCCTGCCCCTCGAAGCTAAGGAATACACCGTAGCGGGTAACCTGATGGGTACCTACCAATTCCAGATTACGCAGGGGCGGCTGCTAGAACAAACCGAAAGCCATGTGTTGCCCGTGACTCGCCAGGTGCGGAAACGCTTCAGCTACGATAGTAAAGGTAACCTGGCCGACATACAGGAATGGACAAAACCGGCGGGCGAGGCTGACTTCACGTTTAGTTCACGCATCCTGTTTAGCCAGTATGACAACCAGCCCGCAACCGTCGAGCAGGCCCTGCTGTCGTATCCCTACCTGCCGGGTGTGCGTTTCCAAACTAATAACCCTGGTAGTCGACGTATGCTGAACGCCAGCGGACAGGAACTCTCCGAACATACGCAAACCTACCGGTATACATTCGGAGCTGATGGCCGGGTCGTTAGTAAGACCGTCAGCGGAGCAGGTGGCACCTACTCAGGACAGTTTCAGCACGGCCCGCGCTGGTGA
- a CDS encoding YCII-related protein (PFAM: YCII-related~KEGG: swd:Swoo_2366 DGPFAETKE family protein), which produces MKDFLLIFRSLEHDGPSASPEEMQANLKLWMDWFGSIAAQNKLSDRGNRLAHDGKVVRPGQVITDGPYTEIKESIGGYIIVKAESLEEAAAIAGSCPILLEGGNVEVREIAI; this is translated from the coding sequence ATGAAAGACTTCTTATTAATTTTCAGATCCCTGGAACATGATGGACCATCGGCATCGCCGGAAGAAATGCAGGCGAACCTGAAACTGTGGATGGATTGGTTTGGAAGCATTGCCGCGCAAAACAAACTGTCCGATCGCGGAAACCGATTGGCGCATGATGGGAAAGTGGTACGCCCGGGTCAGGTGATCACCGACGGTCCGTATACCGAAATCAAAGAATCAATCGGCGGCTACATCATTGTAAAAGCCGAGTCATTGGAAGAAGCTGCGGCCATTGCCGGTAGCTGTCCCATCCTGCTCGAGGGCGGAAATGTAGAAGTGAGAGAAATTGCGATTTAA
- a CDS encoding putative RNA polymerase, sigma-24 subunit, ECF subfamily (TIGRFAM: RNA polymerase sigma factor, sigma-70 family~PFAM: sigma-70 region 2 domain protein~KEGG: pmy:Pmen_1484 RNA polymerase ECF-subfamily sigma factor): MNEPDLIPHLFRTEYRKITAVLSKRFGLEHIEIAQDIASDTFLQASETWGIKGLPENPTAWLYAVAKNKAKDYLKRNTLFNEKIAQQITYELHGVENSGSEIDIDLSDRNITDSQLQMMFAICHPSIPAEAQIGLSLNILCGFGINEIAAAFLTNKETITKRLFRAREKLRSNQVKIEFPEAAEIQNRLENVLTTLYLLFNEGYYASGCDVTLRKDVCLEAVRLTNLLLESKLTSQPPVYALLALMCFHASRFEARIDSEGETVLYEDQDEKLWDEDLIRQGKYFLNQSSSGNRLSKYHLEAGIAYLHTIKNDTKEKWERILQLYNQLLIIEYSPMAALNRTYALSKANGKEIAIQEAEKLNLTAHHLYHALLGELYTGIDNEKAVNHFKTSLDLTNSKADQKVIVKKLSAMGY, encoded by the coding sequence ATGAACGAACCAGACCTGATACCCCATCTTTTCAGAACAGAATACCGGAAAATCACAGCCGTTCTTTCGAAACGGTTCGGTCTGGAACACATTGAAATTGCTCAGGATATTGCAAGTGATACGTTTTTGCAGGCTTCGGAAACATGGGGGATAAAAGGGCTTCCTGAAAATCCCACAGCCTGGCTATATGCCGTCGCTAAAAATAAGGCAAAGGATTATCTCAAACGCAATACCCTTTTCAATGAGAAAATCGCGCAGCAGATTACCTATGAGCTACATGGTGTGGAAAATTCCGGTTCGGAAATCGACATTGATCTTTCGGACCGGAACATCACCGACAGCCAGTTACAGATGATGTTTGCGATCTGTCACCCGTCCATTCCGGCGGAGGCACAAATCGGGCTGTCACTCAACATCCTTTGCGGTTTTGGTATCAATGAAATCGCAGCTGCGTTTTTAACCAACAAAGAAACCATTACCAAACGCCTTTTTCGCGCCCGGGAAAAGCTGCGTTCGAATCAGGTGAAAATTGAATTCCCGGAGGCTGCTGAAATTCAAAACCGCCTGGAAAATGTGCTTACCACACTGTATCTGCTGTTTAATGAAGGCTATTATGCTTCCGGGTGCGATGTTACCTTGCGCAAAGATGTTTGCCTGGAAGCTGTCCGACTCACGAATTTGCTTTTGGAAAGTAAGCTCACGAGCCAGCCGCCCGTCTATGCGTTGCTTGCCTTAATGTGTTTCCATGCCTCGCGGTTCGAAGCCCGGATCGATTCCGAAGGAGAAACGGTGCTGTATGAAGATCAGGATGAAAAGCTCTGGGACGAAGACCTGATCCGCCAGGGCAAGTATTTTCTGAACCAGTCTTCATCCGGGAATAGGCTATCCAAATATCACTTGGAGGCTGGAATTGCGTATTTGCATACCATTAAAAATGATACAAAGGAAAAGTGGGAACGCATTCTGCAACTCTACAATCAATTGCTGATCATCGAGTATTCACCGATGGCCGCATTAAACCGAACGTACGCGTTGTCGAAAGCAAACGGGAAAGAAATTGCGATCCAGGAAGCAGAGAAACTGAATCTCACTGCCCACCATTTATACCATGCACTGTTAGGTGAATTGTACACGGGCATCGACAACGAAAAAGCGGTAAATCATTTCAAAACTTCTCTGGATCTGACAAATTCCAAAGCAGATCAGAAGGTGATTGTAAAGAAGCTATCAGCTATGGGCTATTAG